GCGCTGGGGCTGCCTCCCGCGAGCTGACGGGAACCGAAACCGCCCCGTCGCAGTCCAACTACATATCAACCAACGACCGAATGGGGGACATGTGAGCACACCCGCAGCCACCACACTCAGTGCCGACTTCGACGTCATGCTCGCCGTGGCGGCGGCCACCGACGCCCGCAACGAGGAGATCCGGGGGATGCTGCAGGCGTTCGTCGCCAGGATGCGGGCCGTGCCGCCCTCGATCTGGTCGGGTCTGGCGGCAGTCCGGTTCCAGGATGTCCTGGACCGCTGGAACAGCGAATCGCTGAGCCTGCACCACGCGTTGGCGCGCATCGCCGAGACCATCCGCCTCAACGAACGCGCTTTGCGGGAGGTGGCCGAGACCCATTCGCACCGCATCGCCGTCGCCGGCGACGGCATCTGAGGGGCAGCCATGGACACCGCGCTGTCGTACAACTTCGAGGAGATCGAATACGCCGTCCGCCAGGAGATCCACGCCACGGGCAGCCGGCTCAACGGTGCGCTCGAACAACTGCGGTCGCAGATCGCACCGCTGCAGCAGGTGTGGACCCGGGAGGCTGCCGGTGCCTACCACGCCGAGCAGATCAGGTGGCAGCAGGCGGTCGATGCGCTCAACCAGATCTTGTTCGATCTGGGCAACGCGGTGCGCGACGGCGCGGCAGATGTCGCCGACGCCGACCGCCGGGCCGCGGGGGCTTGGGGGAGGTAGGAGAGGCCGCCCCCGGAAACGGTGTGGCCCCGATGGATGGAGAGCCGTCGGGGCCACACCGGCATGTGGTTCACGCCCCGTTTTGACCTGCTCGGATACCCGCCGGTAAGCTGCTCGTTTGGCGTGCGGTGCCGTCCTGGCACAGCGGGTACTCGGGTCACTGTCGGTCGCCGAGAATCACCCCCCGTCCACGCTGGACCGGCGCCCGGCTCGCACCGGGATCCGCAGAACCGGGAAAGCCCGGCTCGAGGCTCAAAAGAGAGGTAAGCGCTGTGCCCACCTATACGCCGAAGGCGGGTGACACCACGAGGTCGTGGCATGTCATCGACGCCACCGACGTGGTGCTCGGCCGGCTCGCCGTTGCGGCAGCAAACCTGCTGCGCGGCAAGCACAAGCCGACGTTCACGCCGAATGTCGACGGTGGTGACTTCGTCATCGTCATCAACGCCGACAAGGTCGCCATCAGCGGCGACAAGTTGCAGAAGAAGATGGCTTACCGCCACTCGGGCTACCCGGGCGGGCTGCGCAAGCGCAGCATCGGCGAGCTGATGGAGACCCGTCCCGACCGCGTCGTGGAGAAGGCGATCCTCGGGATGCTGCCGAAGAACAAGCTCGGTCGGCAGATCCAGCGCAAGCTGCATGTCTACGCCGGCCCGCAGCATCCGCACATCGCCCAGCAGCCGGTCCCGTACGAAATCAAGCAGGTGGCGCAATGACCGAGACGGCAATCGCAGGTACCGAGGCCACCGAGGCCACCGAGATCCCTGAGGCCGGCGAGACCGTTGAGGTCGATGAGACCGTAGCGGTGCAGGCCGAAGCCGCACCGGCCTACGAGCCGCACGACCTGGGCCGTCCCATCCAGACGGTGGGCCGCCGCAAGGAGGCCGTGGTGCGGGTGCGTCTGGTGCCCGGCACCGGCAAGTTCGACCTGGACGGGCGGACCCTGGAGGCCTACTTCCCGAACAAGGTGCACCAGCAGCTGATCAAGGCTCCGCTGGTCACCGTGGACCGCCTGGAAAGCTTCGACGTCTACGCCCACCTCGACGGCGGCGGCCCCTCCGGGCAGGCCGGTGCGTTGCGGCTGGCTCTGGCCCGAGCGCTGATCATCGTGCAGCCGGAGGACCGGCCGGCGCTGAAGAAGGCCGGCTTCCTGACCCGCGACCCGCGGGCCACCGAGCGCAAGAAGTACGGCTTGAAGAAGGCCCGCAAGGCACCGCAGTACAGCAAGCGCTGATCGGCGGTCACGTTCTGGCAGCGAGCGTGCGTGGAAACGGTCCGACACCGGCGTGTCGGACCGCGAACACGCACGCTCGCGGCGATAAAGGATAGTTATGGGTCGACTTTTCGGCACCGACGGCGTCCGCGGGGTTGCCAACCGCGAATTGACCGCGGAACTGGCCGTCGCGCTGGGCAGCGCGGCGGCCCAGCGGTTGGCCACCGGCACCGAGCGACGGGTGGCGGTGGTCGGCCGTGACCCGCGGGCCAGCGGCGAGATGCTCGAAGCCGCGGTCATCGCCGGGCTGACCAGTCAAGGCGTGGACGTGCTGCGGGCCGGCGTGCTGCCCACGCCGGCGGTGGCCTATCTGACCGGCGCTTATGAAGCCGACTTCGGGGTGATGATCTCCGCGTCGCACAACCCGATGCCCGACAACGGCATCAAGTTCTTCGGCCCGGGCGGCCACAAGCTCGACGACGCCACCGAGGACCAGATCGAGGATCTGGTCGCCGCCGGGCCGGGGTTGCGCCCGGTCGGCGCCGGGCTGGGCCGGGTGGTGGACGCCAAGGACGCCCTGGACTGCTATCTGCGCCACCTCGGCGAAACCAACCGGACCCGGTTGGACGGACTGACCGTCGTGGTGGACTGTGCCCACGGCGCGGCTTTCCAGGCCGCGCCGCGCGCCTACCGGGCCGCCGGTGCCACCGTGATCACGATCAACTCCGACCCGGACGGGCTCAACATCAACGACGGCTGCGGTTCGACACACCTGGAACCGTTGCGTGCGGCGGTGCTTGCACACGGCGCGGATCTGGGCCTGGCCCACGACGGCGACGCCGACCGCTGCCTGGCCGTCGACGCCCTCGGGAACACCGTCGACGGCGATGCCATCATGGTCGTGCTGGCGCTGGCCATGCGTGAGGCCGGCGAACTGGCCGGTGACACTCTGGTGGCGACCGTGATGAGCAATCTCGGGCTGCACCTGGCGATGCGCGAGGCGGGCGTCGAGGTGCGCACCACCGACGTCGGCGACCGCTACGTACTCGAGCAACTGCGGGCCGGCGGCTTCACCCTCGGCGGTGAGCAGTCCGGTCACATCGTGCTGCCCCAGCTGGCCACCACCGGTGACGGCATCATCACCGGTCTGCGCCTGATGGCCCGGATGGCGCAAACCGGCACTCCGCTGGCCGGTTTGGCCTCGGCGATGCGCACCCTGCCGCAGGTGCTGATCAACGTCGAGGTCACCGACAAAGCCGAGGCGGTGGGCCGCCTGGCGGTGCGCACCGCGGTGCGGCGCGCCGAGGAAGAGCTCGGTGATACGGGACGGATCCTGTTGCGACCGTCGGGAACCGAGCAACTCGTCCGGGTCATGGTGGAAGCCGCCGACGAGGACGCCGCGCGTCAGATCGCACTCAGTGTCGCCGAAACGGTGCGCACCCGCTGATTTTGCTTCGGCGGCTCATCCGCCACGTGTGTTCCTGAGCGGGCCGAGATCTCTCGCGCCGCCGTCACAATCGGGCGGAACCGCCGGGCCGCGCGCAGCGTCTTACCGGTATGGGACGACAACAGCTGTACCTCGACGCCGCCGCGCTGCGCTCGGTGGCGGACTGCTTCGAGGCCACCGCGGCCGATATCGATACCGCCATCCGAATTCGGTTGGGCGGCTTGATGTTCGACGGCGGTGCCGCCGGACGCGACCACGTCGCGGCGGGAGAGGGGCTGCGGCGTGTGCTGGGAGCCTGGGCGCCGCAGCTGACCAGCTGGTCGCGGGCGAGTACCGAGATCGCCGCGGCATTGCGGGCCGGTCTGGAGCGGTACGGCCGCGCAGAGTCCTCAGCGGCGGATCGGGTCGGCTGAGGTGGCGGCGCGCTACGACGTGGCGGGACGGCTGGCCGAAGGCCGAGATGCGGTGGCGCACACCCAGGCCTACGTCTCGGCCGGTAGCCGGCTGGGCTATCGGCACCCGGATCTGACCGGCTACGAGGGCCAGCTCACCGACCGCTATGACAGTGAAGCAGGCTTGGACCTGCGGCTACTCGACACCGATTGTGCGGCGTTGGCGGCGCTGGCGGAGGCGGGCGAGGATGCGCTGCGCCGCCAGCGCGGGCAACTGGTCGATCTGGCTGCGGCGTGGCGGGGGCCGGGCGCCGATGCCTCCGCGGAGTTCCTGCGCCGGCACTGCGAGGCCGGTGCGCAGTTGAGCGCACGCCTGCGCGAGGCCGCCGCCGGATGCGCCGGACTGCGCGACGAACTGTGGCAGCTGGTCGACGCCAAGGTGGCGACGGTGGTGGCGGTGGATGAGCGGGTAGGCGCTCAGCGTCCGGTGTGGTTGGCCGCCGCACGCGCGGTGAGCTCCGGCGCGGGCGACAAACACGCCGCCGAAGTGATCGAGAAACAGGTGATCCCCTACGTGGACAACGACGTTCGGGGCGCGTGGGTGTCGGCGGTGCGATCCGCGCACGACCGGGTGGCGTCGGCTTATCGCACGGCGACCGCGGCGGTCGGTCCCGGCGGCGAGGCGGTCTTCGCGATCCCGGGCGAGCTCGGGCCGGTCTGGCGGTCAGACGAGGCAGCGCCGGTGGTCCCGGCCGCAGTTGCCCCGCCGGCGGCGTTGGAACGACCCGTGGCCGAAGCACCGGAGCTGCCCGACGAAGGGGCGGGCGCTGCGCTCCCGGCGCCGGCCGCGCCGCCCGACGACGTGCCGCCGGCCGATCTCGGTCTGCCGTCCGGCCTGGGACTGCCCGGTGACCTGGGTCTGCCGTCGGGAGGGCTTCCGGCTGGAGGCGACGGCCTTGGCGGGCTGGGCGGACTGGGCGGGCTCATTCCGCGGCTGGCCGATGCCTTGGGTGCCCCCGGCCAAGGTGCGCCCTACAACGACGCATTCGACGAACCGGCCGGGGTCGACGAGCACGAGAGCGAGGAGCCCGCGGGCTCCGACGACCCTGACCCCGAACAGGCCGTCGGGGACGACGACGCCGAGGAACCCGAACCCGGCGACGCCGAGACGGTCGAGGAAGCCGATTCGCTCACCGACACCGAACCGGTGCCGGCGGTCGAGAACACCGGTCCAGAGCAGGATCCCGAACCGGTCCCCGAGCCTGTCCCCGAGCCGACCTCCGACCTCCCGGCGAAGACCCCCTGCGAGACCGCTGCGGAGGAATTACCGCAGGTGGGGAGGTAAAAGAGGCGGAAGCATGGACATGCGTGAAAAATCGCATCTTGATGCGCAAGACGTATGATGACGGATGTGCGTACCACCGTGGTGATCGACAGTGACGTCGCCGCCGAGGTCGAGCGGCTTCGCCGGGAAGGCCTGGGCGTCAGCGAGGCGCTGAACTTGCTCGCGCGCCGTGGCATGGCCGCCCAGACCGCCACGCCCGGGGCTCGATACCGGCATCGGACGGCGCGCATCGGATTGAAGGTCGATGTCTCCAACGTGGCCGACGTACTCGACCTGCTCGACGACGACCGGTGATCGTCGATGATGCTAGACGCGAATCTGCTGCTGTACGCGGTGGATGCTGACAGTAGGCACCATACGGCGGCCGCAGCATGGCTGCAGGAAACATTGAGCGGCGCCAACCGCGTCGGCCTGCCCTGGCAGACAATCGGCGCGTTCCTGCGGATCGTCAGTCACCCCCGGGTTGCCGAGAATCCACTGACGGCATCCGACGCGTGGAGCCACATCGCTGACTGGCTGGCGGTACCCGTGGTGTGGATCCCACCCGCGACCGAAGCCACCGCCCGGGTCTACGCCGGCATCTGCGCACAGGTTGAAGTCACCGGAAATCTTGTGCCGGATGCGCAACTGGCTGCTCTCGCGATCGAACACGGCGTGGAACTCGCCTCCGCCGACTCCGATTTTCAGCGATTCCCCGGCCTGCGCTGGATCAACCCGCTGAACCCGGGCTGAGCCCACTCACCCCTGACGGCTGCCCCAGGTCTGCAACGCCGAAACGATCTTCGCTGCTGCCTCCAGCTGCTCCAGCGACAGCTCGTCGGCCGGGTCTCCCCGCCATTCGGCGATGGCCGCCAGAGCGCCATCGGTGAACTGCTGCCGGGTCTGGCCGCGCTGGATCTTGCCGCTCGACGTTGTGGGCATCGACAGGTGGTGCACCAGAACCACGGCGTCGGCTGCGATTCCGTGGTGCGTGGCGACGGCGGTCCGGATTCTGTCGATGACGCCGTTCAGGTCGGTCTCGCCGGCCTGTGCACTGTCCACTTCGTGGACGATGACCAGCTGCTCGATGCCGCCCGGCGGCGCATCGGTGGCGAACACCGCGCCCCGACCGGAGACCAGCACCGGATCGCACTCCTGCACGGTGAACTCGATGTCGTTGGGGTAGTAGCGGTGTCCATCGACGACGACCAGGTCCTTGCAGCGACCGGTGATGAAAAGCTCACCGGCGCACAGGAACCCGTAATCACCGGTGCGCAAGAACGGTCCGCGGTCGGGGTCGCCCGGCTCCGCCAGCCGCGCCGCGAATGTCTGCGCAGTCTCCTCGGGCCTGTTCCAGTAGCCCAGGGCTACGTTGGGTCCTGCCACCCAGATCTCACCGACCTCGTCAGGCCCGCAGGGCTGGCGGGTCACCGGATCGACGATGGCGACGTCGGACTGGCGCGGTTGACCGCAACCCACGAACGTCGCGGCAGCCGGATCGTCGGCCGCGATGTCGACGATGCGGTCCTCGGCCAGCGCCGCACGATCGACGTAGCGCACTCCCGGCATCCCGGTGGGGCACCCGCCTGATGCCAGCAAGGTGACTTCGGCCAGCCCGTATACCGGATAGCACGACGAAACCTGGAAACCCGCCGGGGCGAAGGCGTCGGCGAACGCCGCCAGCGAGGTGGCGCGCACCGGCTCGGCGCCGTTCATGGCGACGGTCATACAGGAAAGGTCCAGTGCGGCACGTTCTTCAGGGGTACTGGTGTCCACGCACCGGTCGTAGGCGAAGTTCGGGGCGGCGGTGATGACGCCGCGGTGCCGCGACACCAGTTCCAGCCAGCGCATCGGGCGTTTGATGAACGCGGTCGGCGACATCAGCGCCGTACTGGCCCCGATGTAGACCATGGACAGGATCCCGCCGATCAGACCCATATCGTGGTGTGGCGGCAGCCAGAAGACGCCCCTGGCGTGCTCGTCACCGTTCCAGGCCTGACGGATGGCGTCGACGTTGTGCAGCACGTTGCCGTGGCTGAGCAGCACACCCTTGGGGGAGCGGGTTGAGCCCGAGGTGTACTGGATGGCGGCCGGGGAGTCGGTGTTGATCTCGGGGGCCACCCAGGCCTCGGCGTCCGCCGGTTCGGCATTGGTGAAGAACCACTGCTCGGGTTCGCCGGGAATTCCGGCGACCGCGCTCCGGGTGGCCTGCTGGGTCTCGACGGCGGTGAGCGCGAACCGGGCCTGCGCGTCGGGGACGACCACCGCCAGGCGCGGAGCCAGCTTCTGGTGGACGGGTACCGCGACGGCGCCGGCGTAAAGGCAGCCGAAGAACCCGGCGATGAAGTCCAGGCCCGGACGCACCAGCACCAGCACCCGCTCGCCGGCGACGTCGTGGCGCTGCAGGTTCGCCGCGATGGCGCGGGCGCGGAGGTCCAACTCGCGGAAGGTCAGCTCACTGCGGTCCTCGTCGTCGCCGTTGTAGGAAAAGCTGAACGCCAGCTTGTCTCCAAACCGTTCGGCTTGGCGTTGCAGCAGCTCAACCAGGGTTTCTACGGTGGGTGTCGTCACCGTCGGCGTGAAGTCCATGGCCCTATCTTGGCCCGGGGAGTGTCCTGGACCACATCCGGCCCACATCCGGCCCCGCTGCGGGGGTCAGGCCGGCGCCAGAGCGCGCAGTTCCTCGGTGTAGCGCAGCGCCTCGCCCGGCTCCGTCGCCAGCGGACCGGCGAGCAGCGTCGTGACGCCCGCCTCGGCGAGCGCGGCGATCCGCTCGGCGACGAATCCGCGCGGCCCGATCAACGACGTGTGCCGCACCAACTCGTCGGGTACGGCGTTGATCGCCTCGGTCTTGCGCCCGGACAGGTACAGCTCCTGGATGCGGTCTGCCACCTCGCCGAAGCCGTATCGGGTAGCCAGATTGTGGTAGAAGTTGCGGCCCTTGGCGCCCATCCCACCGATGTAGAGAGCCAGTTGCGGTTTCGCCCAGGCCAGGCGGTCGTCGACATCGTCACCGATGGCCAGCGATGCGCCCACCATCACGTCCAACGCGCCCAGCGCCGGATCCCGTTTGGCCGCGCCCGCCCGCAATGCGTCACCCCACACCTCGGCTGCGCGTTCCGGGTAGTAGAACACCGGCTGCCAGCCGTCGGCGATCTCGGCGGTCAGTTCGACGTTCTTCGGTCCCAGTGAAGCGATGGAGATCGGAATCCGTTCGCGCACCGGGTGATTGATCAACTGCAACGGCTTGCCCAGGCCCGTGCCGCGCTCGGCCGGAAGCGGCAGCTGATAGTGCTTGCCGGCGTAGCTCACCCGCTCGCGGCGCCACACCGCCCGGCAGATCTCCACCACCTCGCGGGTGCGCCCCAGCGGGGCGTCGAACGGTACGCCGTGGAAGCCCTCCACCACCTGCGGCCCGGAGGTGCCGATACCCAGCCGGAACCTGCCGTCGGAGACGAAGTCCAGGCCGGCGGCCGTCATCGCCAGCAGTGCCGGGGTCCGCGTATAGATCGGCAGGACGCCGGAGACGAGTTCCACGCGCGATGTTTTCGCCGCCAGATAGCCCAGCTGGCTGACGGCGTCGAACGAGTAGGCCTCGGCGACCGCGACCACATCGATGCCGGCCCGCTCCAGCTCGACGACCTGTTCGGCCGCCTCTTTGAAGCCGCCTGAATAGGACAGCTGTACACCGATTCGCATTCACAACAAGTACCAGCCGAACGAGCCGATGGGCACCGGAAGGTACACGTCTTTCCGCTAATCCTTAGTTCTTCCATATAAACCGTAAGGATGCTTCCGCGCACCGAAAGCGTTTGACCTCCAAAAATACCGTAAAGAGATTTGGCTTAGATGCTTGAATCTTAGGTTCCTCACGGCTAGTGTTCTGTCTCACATCAGTGCATCAGTGTGAATTCAGGATCAACACGGCAGCGTCGCAGCCCCCGAGAGGCGCTTGCCGAGGGCGGCACCTCACAAAAGGAGATGGTTGTGCAGCAAACCCTTCGCCCCTACGTCACCGCGGGCATTGCGATCGTCGGCAGCGGCCTGATCGCCGCCACTCCGGTGGCGACCCCGCTAACGAGTGTCCCCAGCGTCCGGGATGTCGCACTCACCGCAGGCGACACCTTGCCCGAATTGCTGGCGCCCTGGACGGCGGTGTTCAACGAGGCGTCAGAGAACGCCACCGTTCTCACGCAGAACTTCTTCATTGCGCCCTGGGTGGGCCTCCAGCAGATGCTGGCGAACCAGTCGGAGTTTTGGCAGACGATCCTGGACGACCCGTCGAAGATCCCGGACGTGATGCAGCAGATGCAGCACAACCTCGACGCGGTGCTGACGGGCTACACGCTGCAGAACGCCTCCGGCAGTTTCGGTTTGAGTGGTTTGGAAGGCACTATCGGCCAGGTCGGAGTCCACACCCTCAACGGGACCGACATCGGTAACGGCGTCTTCGGCCATGATCTGCTGTTCGGGCTGCTGCCGACGTTCCTACCGCCTGACCAGGCTGAGATCGCCACTCCGATCGTGAACTTCCTGGCCTCACCGCTGAGCGCCATCATCATCGGGCAGTTGGGTCCGTCGATCGCCCCCTGGGTCGCGATGATGAACAGCATCCAGGACGGTGACGGACTCAACCAGATCATGGCCAGCTGGATGGACGGCTACCTCAACGGCGCCACGCTCAACCTGGACTTCCTGCTCCCGCTGATCGCGCAGACCGGTCTGCTGCCGGAGGGCACCGAGATCACCCACCTGGACTTCGCGCTGGGCGGCCTGCTGACTCCCGGCACCGTGGCCATCGGGCCCTACCAGGTGGATCTCCCCGGCGGTGACACCATCGACGTTCCCGCGGTCGGCGGCTCGATCTTCAACAGCCTCGGTATCACGCTCACGGCCAGCCTGCTGCCGGGAGTGCCGATTTCGATCGAAAGCCACGCCGTGGGTCCGATCGCGGCCATGGAGGCCTGGAGCCAGACCGTCGGCGCGCTACTGGGCTCCGGCTGGGACGGCAAGGGCCCGGTCAACGTCGGCCCGCCCTGGCCGGGCATCGACTTCCCGACCATCCCGGACGGTCTCTTCGACGACGGTGGCGCAACACCGGATCCGGGCGACGGTGCGGCCAGCGCATTGGCGGGCATGGACCTGGGCGACATCGTCAACGCACTCCTCGGCATCGACGTCTGATCCGACGCTGAACCGAACTTCCCGCAACCAACTTCAACACTGCTTATCAGAACCGCTTCATAGGAGAGGTGTTCGCAAATGAGTCGTCGTGACAGCAGCCAGCCTGGTAACACCGGAGCGCGCCACCGCAAGCGGGTGGTGGGCGCCACCAGCACGGCCGGGGCTTTCCTGGCCTTCGGATTGGCCCCGTTAGCCGCGGCACCCGCCGCGCACGCCGATGCCGATTTCGACCTCGGCGATCTCTTCGGCGATCTGTTGAGCTCGTGGACCTCGACCGACGTCGGTGATACCGCCGCCACGTGGGACCTCGACGCGCTGTTCGGCGGCGCGGGCAGCGCGGCCGGTGACCCGTTCTCGTGGACCGGGATCATGGATCAGTGGTTCTACGAGCCGCTGCACACTATGACCCAACTCTGGATCACCAGTCCGTTCGGCATGTCGATCGACGGAATGATCAATGACTGGTCCGGCCTGTACCTGATCGGCAACGGTGTCGCCGGTACGGAGGACTCACCCGACGGTGGTGACGGCGGGCTGTGGTTCGGCGACGGCGGCGCCGGCTGGTCCAGCGATCAGGACGGTGTGGCAGGCGGTGACGGCGGTGCCGCGCTCGGCTGGCTGGGCAACGGCGGTGACGGCGGCGCCGGTGGCGTCGGTGCGGACGGCGGTGACGGTGGTGCCGGCGGCTGGTTCATGGGCAACGGCGGCAACGGCGGTGCCGGTGGTGCCGCGACCGCTGCGGGCGGCGACGGCGGCGACGGCGGTGACGGCGGCGCGGCAGCAGCCTGGTTCTTCGGCAACGGCGGCGCCGGTGGTGTCGGCGGTGCGGGATTGGACGGCGCCGCAGGTGCTGCTGCCAACGGTGTCGGTGGCGCCGGCGGTGCCGGTGGCAATGGCGGCGCCGGCGGTCGCAGCGGCTACATGTTCGGCGACGGCGGCAAGGGCGGTGCCGGTGGCGCGGCGGGCAACGGTGGTGACGGTATGACCGGTGCTACCGACGGCGCGAACGGCGGTACGGGTGGCCAGGGCGGTAACGGCGGCGCGGGTGGCGCCCGCGGGTCCAACTACTACGCCGGCGCGTTCTACGGCAGCGCCGGTGCCGCCGGCGACGGCGCGGACGGCGGCAACGGCGGTAACGGCGGCGGCGCAGCCATCGACTCGGTCACCGGCGCCTACCTCGGCCAGGGCGGTAACGGCGGTGGCGGCGGCACCGCCGGTAGCGGTGAGCACGGCGGCAACGGCGGCACCGGCGGTAACGGTGGCGACGGCAACGGCCTCAACACGACCGACCCCACCCTCCCTTACAACACTGGCGGGCAGGGCGGCAGCGGCGGCCAAGGTGGTAATTCACTCGGTGCCAACACCGGCGGTAACGGCGGCGACGGCGGCAAGGGCGGCTTGGGCACCGTGGGCTTCGGCGGCTCGGGCGGCTCCGGTGGTTGGGGTGGCACCAGCGACAGCGGCACCGGTGGCGCCGGCGGCGCCGGTGGCCTCGGCGGCAACGGGGGCACCGACGATCCCACGGTCGCCACCACCGGCGGCGCCGGCGGATACGGCGGTTGGGGCGGCGCAAGCAACAGCGGCACCAGTGGTGCCGGCGGCAACGGCGGGGCCGGTGGCGACGGCACGCTGCGCGGCGGCAGCGGCGGCGGCGGCGGCAACAGCGGCTACAGCCAGACCGGAAACGGCGGTGCCGGCGGTAACGGCGGTGCGGCCGGCAAGGGCCTGGGCTATGACGACGGCACCACCGTCTGGAGCATCGGCGGCAACGGCGGTTCCGGTGGTACTGGTGGCAGCAGCGGCTCGGCCGGTAATGCCGGCAACGGGGGTATCGCCGCGGACGGCGCCGACGGTTTGACCGGCGCGAACGTCGTCAGCCTCGGCGGCAACGGCGGTGACGGTGGCGCCGGCGGCACCAGCAGCGGCGGGCTGGCCGGGAACGGCAGCAACGGCGGCGCCGGCGGCAGCGGGACCGCATCCGGCGGCCAAGGTGGTCAGGGCGGTCAGGGCGGCGACGGCTTCTCGGGTCTGGCAACCAAGAGCGCCGGCGGCAACGGCGGCGACGGCGGCGCGGGCGGCGACAGCGGCGGTGTCGACACTCCGGCCGGCGCACCCGGGGCCCAGGGCACGATTCCGTCGCCCTTCGGGGACACCAGCCATGCCGGTACCGGTGGTGCCGGCGGTACCGGCGGGCATTCCTACAATGGGCTCGCCGGTGGCACCGGCGGCAACGGCGGTGCCGGTGGTAACGCGACGGGCGCTGTCGACGGCGGCACCGGCGGACAGGGCGGCGCGGGCGGTGGCGGTGTCACCGCGGGTAACGCCGGCAACGGCGGTGCCGGTGGCAGTGCCGTGGACGGCAACGGCGGTGATGGTGGCGCTGGTGGCACCGGCGGTACTGCCGACAATGGCGCCGACGGGACCAGCGGCATCCCGCTACTCCCAGGCAGCCCCAACGGCCCTGGCGGCAACGGCGGCAACGGCAACACCGGCGGCACCGGTGGCAATGGCGGAGTGGGCGGCACCTCCACCAACGGCACCGGCGGTAACGGTGGTGCCGGCGGTGGCGGTGGCAACGGCGGCGGCGGTGGCGCCGGTGGACCCGGTGGCACCGACCCCGACACCGGCAACGGTTTCGACGGCGGCGACGGTGGTAACGGTGGCAACGGAGGTACCGGCGGTAACGGTGGTGCGCACGGCGCCGGCGGGGCCGGCAACGGCACCGGTGGTACGGCCGGTGACGGTGGCAGCGGTGGCGCGGCCGGTGCGGCTGGCCCCGGCGGCGCCGCAACCGGCACCGGGACGCCCGGCACCGACGGGGCGCCCGGCACCGCCGGCACCGCCGGCG
This is a stretch of genomic DNA from Mycolicibacter terrae. It encodes these proteins:
- the gjpA gene encoding outer membrane porin GjpA is translated as MVVQQTLRPYVTAGIAIVGSGLIAATPVATPLTSVPSVRDVALTAGDTLPELLAPWTAVFNEASENATVLTQNFFIAPWVGLQQMLANQSEFWQTILDDPSKIPDVMQQMQHNLDAVLTGYTLQNASGSFGLSGLEGTIGQVGVHTLNGTDIGNGVFGHDLLFGLLPTFLPPDQAEIATPIVNFLASPLSAIIIGQLGPSIAPWVAMMNSIQDGDGLNQIMASWMDGYLNGATLNLDFLLPLIAQTGLLPEGTEITHLDFALGGLLTPGTVAIGPYQVDLPGGDTIDVPAVGGSIFNSLGITLTASLLPGVPISIESHAVGPIAAMEAWSQTVGALLGSGWDGKGPVNVGPPWPGIDFPTIPDGLFDDGGATPDPGDGAASALAGMDLGDIVNALLGIDV
- a CDS encoding PGRS repeat-containing protein; amino-acid sequence: MSRRDSSQPGNTGARHRKRVVGATSTAGAFLAFGLAPLAAAPAAHADADFDLGDLFGDLLSSWTSTDVGDTAATWDLDALFGGAGSAAGDPFSWTGIMDQWFYEPLHTMTQLWITSPFGMSIDGMINDWSGLYLIGNGVAGTEDSPDGGDGGLWFGDGGAGWSSDQDGVAGGDGGAALGWLGNGGDGGAGGVGADGGDGGAGGWFMGNGGNGGAGGAATAAGGDGGDGGDGGAAAAWFFGNGGAGGVGGAGLDGAAGAAANGVGGAGGAGGNGGAGGRSGYMFGDGGKGGAGGAAGNGGDGMTGATDGANGGTGGQGGNGGAGGARGSNYYAGAFYGSAGAAGDGADGGNGGNGGGAAIDSVTGAYLGQGGNGGGGGTAGSGEHGGNGGTGGNGGDGNGLNTTDPTLPYNTGGQGGSGGQGGNSLGANTGGNGGDGGKGGLGTVGFGGSGGSGGWGGTSDSGTGGAGGAGGLGGNGGTDDPTVATTGGAGGYGGWGGASNSGTSGAGGNGGAGGDGTLRGGSGGGGGNSGYSQTGNGGAGGNGGAAGKGLGYDDGTTVWSIGGNGGSGGTGGSSGSAGNAGNGGIAADGADGLTGANVVSLGGNGGDGGAGGTSSGGLAGNGSNGGAGGSGTASGGQGGQGGQGGDGFSGLATKSAGGNGGDGGAGGDSGGVDTPAGAPGAQGTIPSPFGDTSHAGTGGAGGTGGHSYNGLAGGTGGNGGAGGNATGAVDGGTGGQGGAGGGGVTAGNAGNGGAGGSAVDGNGGDGGAGGTGGTADNGADGTSGIPLLPGSPNGPGGNGGNGNTGGTGGNGGVGGTSTNGTGGNGGAGGGGGNGGGGGAGGPGGTDPDTGNGFDGGDGGNGGNGGTGGNGGAHGAGGAGNGTGGTAGDGGSGGAAGAAGPGGAATGTGTPGTDGAPGTAGTAGADGTPGA